The Desulfosporosinus acidiphilus SJ4 genome has a window encoding:
- a CDS encoding helicase HerA domain-containing protein, with product MRLPVGMLETNHECVWNGKETVFHRTFRVVTWPHSEIQQAWYDLATDEQGIIFRVRHSLSPSPFTVSPDLRRKINRLKGNTTGVDQTRARDDELSGLEKIQKLIMHKVRRKEKLVDVTTFLTISAPDLETLDHDCEAAIGICSAYEIVLEPIHGCQAPGSLLTTPMGMVDFTGANFWSPWTMLSSRGAFLMPWGVGTAGDGFGNYVGCATDSNVPINVDFSRGFSGLASNMIFFGMTGEGKTQEIHTLLQSFHAEDKYIIVFDVDGEYRQHCEELGGLYIDLSGVSGQFPDPCIIPPPSGSDDVMEDQFRYDRMRSAVTRTFSIMGHLNDLEEGAVERAIDSAFEEFSISPEDPSTWDRSHHVTLKLIYSYLEKYSNEDPDARDAKRKCWRGIKGGLARFFSDPLQYTEQPNRAVFFHLGDPGRTADRRASELKFSMVINTAWEWIRQNRRANRGSVIVADEFQRLVSDPILGVFIADLQTTIRKWNGIQIIATNTPGQLWDVEIDGNKKLGDKIWGNAPLKGIFALEEDQLRALRNHVSIPDGVADAISNQMGSHAFCLRYGGNKWAQARSDVPPQEAALYKTRTK from the coding sequence ATGAGATTACCTGTTGGAATGCTTGAGACGAATCACGAATGCGTTTGGAATGGCAAAGAGACCGTATTTCATCGCACCTTTCGAGTGGTGACCTGGCCGCATAGCGAGATTCAGCAAGCATGGTATGATTTGGCGACCGACGAGCAGGGGATCATCTTTCGGGTCCGCCACTCTCTTAGCCCAAGCCCGTTTACGGTTTCTCCGGATTTGCGACGAAAAATTAATCGCTTAAAAGGAAATACCACAGGGGTTGACCAGACACGAGCCAGGGATGACGAACTTTCCGGTCTTGAAAAAATTCAGAAATTGATAATGCATAAGGTCCGACGAAAGGAAAAGCTCGTCGATGTGACAACATTTCTCACAATCTCGGCACCGGACCTGGAAACGCTGGATCATGATTGTGAGGCAGCTATAGGCATTTGCTCGGCCTACGAAATTGTGTTGGAGCCGATCCATGGATGCCAGGCTCCAGGTTCGCTCTTGACCACTCCCATGGGCATGGTCGATTTTACCGGTGCAAACTTCTGGTCTCCTTGGACCATGCTAAGCAGCCGAGGTGCATTTTTAATGCCTTGGGGAGTTGGTACTGCTGGAGACGGATTTGGTAATTATGTAGGGTGTGCCACTGATTCTAATGTTCCAATTAATGTGGATTTTTCTCGAGGATTTTCCGGTCTTGCCAGTAATATGATTTTCTTTGGTATGACCGGTGAAGGAAAAACTCAGGAAATTCATACCCTCCTTCAGAGTTTTCACGCTGAGGATAAATACATTATTGTGTTTGATGTTGACGGAGAGTACCGGCAACATTGTGAAGAGTTGGGGGGGCTTTATATCGACTTGTCGGGGGTTTCGGGACAGTTTCCTGACCCCTGCATCATCCCGCCGCCTAGTGGGAGTGACGATGTGATGGAGGATCAGTTCCGTTATGATCGCATGCGTAGTGCTGTCACCCGAACGTTCTCCATCATGGGGCACCTGAATGACTTAGAGGAAGGGGCCGTTGAACGGGCTATTGATTCTGCATTTGAGGAATTTTCAATTTCTCCGGAAGATCCCTCGACCTGGGACCGAAGCCATCACGTAACTCTTAAGCTCATTTATAGTTACCTGGAGAAATATTCGAACGAGGATCCTGATGCGCGTGATGCCAAACGTAAGTGCTGGCGAGGAATTAAAGGCGGACTCGCCCGGTTTTTTAGTGACCCTTTACAATATACTGAACAACCTAACCGAGCTGTCTTCTTTCATCTGGGGGATCCTGGGCGAACGGCAGACCGGCGGGCTAGTGAACTGAAATTTAGCATGGTCATTAACACGGCATGGGAATGGATTAGACAAAACCGACGAGCTAACCGAGGGAGCGTTATTGTGGCCGATGAGTTTCAGCGGCTTGTCTCCGATCCGATCTTAGGCGTTTTTATTGCAGATCTGCAAACAACCATCCGGAAGTGGAATGGAATTCAGATTATCGCAACCAATACCCCCGGACAACTTTGGGATGTTGAAATTGACGGCAATAAAAAGCTAGGTGATAAGATCTGGGGAAACGCTCCTCTGAAAGGGATTTTTGCACTCGAAGAAGACCAATTAAGAGCCTTGAGGAACCACGTCAGTATCCCAGATGGAGT